In Mytilus trossulus isolate FHL-02 chromosome 6, PNRI_Mtr1.1.1.hap1, whole genome shotgun sequence, a single window of DNA contains:
- the LOC134723710 gene encoding uncharacterized protein LOC134723710 encodes MAMSKSINLGETQIPCVCHLCEDERQIRWKCQDCSLLMCDQCKRKVHVKFKAADEHNVIMVADIGKDTSFQPNLFVLCDKHPEQKICIFCKKCNQLVCLVCISEKHKDHYLESLIVTYEEKLQSLKYFHDKLKEDLNFHSTCENVISHKTKSNPSHYENVRKSILDQEERLKNAIGNETQSRLAILGEQIKEMNIATIRAQNTNVNAQKEVSSKMESVNLAINSGCLKTIIDKEQSIKSWTETVKTNRVIDISAIKLNCGSIDQTQISEMFGSLEEVSDTVRFKVLHSYRSKAIFNNMLPCKDGSVWVSDKYSCLRNMELGNEIQQRQEFKDIHVEEMLENDKGHVILSVSGQSKLVTLADDGTFNDFLDLSPLISRPLHISNSGKIVVGICEEISYELSENSVRQIIIIDTSGKKWHTFEFDDDHQRILTYALKATINVNNDLYVIDKTSEYQHGRLLSLAYPNKVTWVYTGNKSINSKHQFKPNSLAVTATGNIVLLDFETRVLHILDITGALKTFVSLLNYDVVRPESMCIDVRGRMWISCGGLSSDSYMTILTNIFQGILVVMSFTGF; translated from the coding sequence ATGGCGATGTCAAAATCTATTAATCTTGGAGAAACGCAAATTCCTTGTGTATGTCATTTGTGTGAAGATGAAAGACAAATTAGATGGAAATGCCAAGATTGTTCTCTTCTCATGTGTGATCAATGCAAAAGAAAAGTACATGTGAAATTCAAAGCCGCTGACGAACATAATGTAATCATGGTAGCTGATATAGGGAAGGATACTTCGTTTCAGCCAAATCTCTTTGTTTTATGCGATAAACACCCTGAACAAAagatttgcatattttgtaagAAGTGTAATCAGTTGGTCTGTCTTGTCTGTATATCCGAGAAACATAAAGATCATTATTTAGAGAGTTTAATAGTCACGTATGAGGAAAAATTGCAAAGTTTAAAATACTTCCATGACAAACTAAAAGAGGATTTGAATTTTCATTCCACATGCGAAAATGTAATTAGTCACAAGACAAAATCGAATCCAAGTCATTACGAAAATGTCAGGAAATCAATCCTAGATCAAGAGGAAAGGTTAAAGAACGCAATTGGGAATGAAACTCAATCTAGACTTGCTATTCTCGgagaacaaattaaagaaatgaaCATTGCGACAATAAGGGCACAAAACACAAACGTCAACGCACAAAAAGAAGTAAGTTCAAAGATGGAATCAGTCAATTTAGCTATAAACTCAGGTTGTTTAAAAACTATTATTGACAAAGAACAGTCTATTAAGTCTTGGACAGAAACCGTAAAGACAAACAGAGTTATTGATATCAGTgcgattaaattaaattgtggTTCTATTGACCAAACTCAAATTTCGGAAATGTTTGGGTCTTTAGAAGAAGTTTCGGACACTGTACGATTTAAAGTTCTTCATTCTTACAGAAGTAAAGCCATTTTCAATAATATGCTCCCTTGCAAAGATGGGTCAGTTTGGGTGAGTGATAAATACTCATGCTTGAGGAATATGGAATTGGGAAACGAAATCCAGCAACGACAAGAGTTTAAGGACATACACGTTGAAGAGATGCTCGAAAATGATAAAGGCCACGTAATTTTATCCGTTTCTGGTCAATCAAAACTTGTAACATTGGCAGATGACGGCACATTCAATGACTTTTTAGATTTATCGCCATTAATTTCTCGACCACTCCATATATCAAACTCTGGTAAGATAGTTGTTGGTATTTGTGAAGAAATTTCGTACGAACTTTCAGAAAATAGTGTAAGGCAAATTATCATCATTGACACGAGTGGTAAAAAATGGCATACATTTGAATTTGATGATGACCATCAACGAATTTTAACTTATGCCCTTAAAGCAACAATTAATGTCAACAATGATTTGTATGTGATTGACAAGACGTCTGAATACCAACATGGCCGTCTTCTGTCACTTGCTTATCCAAATAAGGTTACGTGGGtgtatactggaaataaaagtataaattcaAAACATCAATTTAAACCAAATAGTCTTGCTGTAACTGCGACAGGAAACATTGTTTTGTTGGACTTCGAAACTAGAGTTCTACATATTTTAGATATAACAGGCGCTTTAAAAACTTTTGTATCTTTATTAAACTATGACGTGGTCAGACCCGAGTCTATGTGTATTGACGTCCGCGGGAGAATGTGGATAAGCTGTGGAGGATTGTCTTCAGATTCTTATATGACTATTCTAACTAACATATTTCAAGGAATTCTGGTCGTCATGTCTTTTACTGggttttga